The following coding sequences lie in one Spirosoma sp. KUDC1026 genomic window:
- a CDS encoding endonuclease/exonuclease/phosphatase family protein, translated as MAVSAFRIGNLIFQFFRSVFWSLNILLALYTFFSYWLLYDLPTQHWSAGMIMISIPIAWLFNLACVIAWFFSRPWRSWLSGLVLLVGVILFGERTFSWEAPTALPAGGVPLKVFSYNVQAFGLDNRLEREHSTPRARRLINFALRYDAPVKCFQEFYVSSPVPDYDIVDRFQRAGYSHSVLLNPAKAHEQLGQIGTAIFSVYPIINSGREPFSGNNGLLWADIKVGNDTVRVINVHLQSMGIRVGRVLKQQEMEGVKHETRGVLSALRNGFIERKEQVQRVIWHIQQSDYPVIVTGDHNDTPYSVVYEELRRTLPNTFEEAGRGFGFTYNRPPGFIRIDHQFHDPILSALNFETINYVKYSDHYPIVGTYDISKSTRRPKPVLVP; from the coding sequence ATGGCAGTATCAGCTTTTCGGATTGGTAACCTGATTTTTCAATTTTTTCGGTCGGTGTTCTGGTCGCTGAATATTCTGCTGGCACTTTATACCTTTTTTAGTTACTGGCTCCTCTACGATTTACCGACCCAGCACTGGTCGGCCGGGATGATTATGATTTCGATTCCAATTGCCTGGCTTTTTAATCTGGCCTGCGTAATTGCCTGGTTTTTCAGTCGTCCCTGGCGAAGCTGGCTTTCAGGTTTGGTCTTGCTGGTCGGCGTCATCTTATTCGGCGAACGTACTTTTTCGTGGGAGGCTCCTACTGCTCTTCCGGCGGGTGGGGTCCCGCTGAAAGTGTTTAGTTATAACGTCCAGGCGTTCGGGCTGGATAATCGGCTGGAGCGGGAACACAGCACGCCACGCGCCCGCCGGCTGATCAACTTTGCATTACGTTACGACGCACCTGTCAAATGCTTTCAGGAGTTTTACGTATCATCTCCCGTACCGGATTACGATATTGTGGACCGGTTCCAGCGAGCTGGTTACAGTCATTCGGTGCTGCTGAACCCGGCCAAAGCTCATGAACAGCTAGGGCAAATCGGTACAGCTATTTTTTCCGTTTATCCCATTATCAACTCCGGTCGGGAGCCCTTTAGCGGTAACAACGGTCTGCTCTGGGCCGACATCAAAGTGGGCAACGATACGGTCCGGGTAATCAATGTCCACCTCCAGTCAATGGGAATTCGGGTGGGCCGGGTGCTGAAACAACAGGAAATGGAAGGCGTCAAACACGAAACACGGGGAGTGCTGAGTGCGCTACGTAATGGCTTTATCGAACGCAAAGAGCAGGTGCAGCGTGTTATCTGGCATATTCAGCAGAGCGACTACCCAGTAATTGTTACGGGCGATCATAACGACACGCCCTATAGCGTTGTCTACGAAGAACTACGCCGAACCCTGCCAAACACGTTTGAAGAAGCCGGACGCGGGTTTGGCTTTACGTATAACAGGCCGCCAGGGTTCATCCGAATCGATCACCAGTTTCATGACCCGATCCTTTCCGCGCTGAACTTTGAAACGATTAACTACGTAAAGTATTCAGATCATTACCCCATCGTCGGCACGTACGATATTAGCAAATCGACCCGCAGACCCAAGCCCGTTCTGGTGCCCTGA
- the rimP gene encoding ribosome maturation factor RimP: MNDKERVIELLQPYLDNDRIYVVDIQVAGRQGGRLKVTILLDSDAGITIDECASISRQLGGQMDEMNFFGEAPFTLEVSSPGVDFPLTFSRQYVRNIGRQLAVTLTDGRVWKGTLDAVEETHIILDVVPEKKSKSQLKKEALLQTEAPIVGPTPVPFEQIQKSNVEISFK; this comes from the coding sequence ATGAACGATAAGGAACGGGTAATAGAATTACTGCAGCCTTACCTGGATAATGATCGCATTTATGTGGTTGATATTCAAGTGGCTGGCCGGCAGGGAGGGCGTTTGAAAGTGACAATCCTGCTGGATAGCGATGCCGGAATTACCATTGATGAGTGTGCATCCATCAGCCGCCAGTTGGGTGGTCAGATGGATGAAATGAATTTTTTTGGTGAAGCGCCCTTTACGCTGGAAGTTTCGTCGCCCGGAGTTGATTTTCCGCTCACGTTTTCGCGGCAATACGTACGTAACATCGGCCGTCAGCTAGCTGTTACGTTAACGGATGGCCGGGTCTGGAAAGGTACGCTGGATGCCGTCGAGGAAACCCATATCATTCTGGATGTCGTACCCGAAAAAAAATCGAAAAGCCAGCTGAAAAAGGAAGCGCTTCTGCAGACCGAAGCGCCCATAGTCGGACCGACGCCTGTTCCGTTCGAACAGATTCAGAAATCAAACGTTGAAATTTCTTTCAAATAG
- the nusA gene encoding transcription termination factor NusA yields the protein MTSGLLIESFADFARSKNIDRPTMIAILEEVFRTMIRKKYGTDENFDVIINAESGDLEMWRTREIVDDDSEDIWDYDKIPLAEARKIQDDFEVGEQVAEEVKLLDFGRRVVQTARQTLIQRIKDMEKEVLYQKYKDQVGDLVSAEVYQLLKHEIILTDGEGNELSLPRTEQISKDRYRKGEAVKAVISRVDMLNGTPKIVLSRTSPVFLERLFEIEVPEIYDGLISIRKIVREPGERAKVAVESYDDRIDPVGACVGMKGSRIHGIVRELGNENIDVINYTENLELLISRALSPAKVSSMNIDRDAKRVSVFLKPDQVSLAIGKGGQNIKLAGRLVDMEIDVFRDNEGQEDDEDVDLMEFSDEIDEWMIQELRKVGLDTAKSVLALSKEELVRRTDLEEDTVEEIMSILKQEFE from the coding sequence ATGACCAGCGGACTACTAATCGAATCATTTGCTGATTTTGCCCGGTCGAAAAATATTGACCGGCCAACCATGATCGCCATCCTGGAAGAAGTCTTCCGGACAATGATTCGCAAAAAATACGGCACCGACGAAAATTTCGACGTCATCATCAACGCGGAAAGCGGTGATCTTGAAATGTGGCGCACGCGTGAAATCGTTGATGACGATTCGGAGGATATCTGGGATTATGATAAAATTCCCCTCGCCGAAGCCCGTAAAATTCAGGATGACTTTGAAGTGGGTGAGCAGGTCGCCGAGGAAGTTAAATTGCTTGACTTTGGCCGCCGGGTGGTGCAGACGGCCCGCCAGACCCTGATCCAGCGGATCAAGGATATGGAAAAAGAAGTTCTCTACCAGAAATACAAAGATCAGGTGGGGGATTTGGTGAGTGCTGAGGTGTACCAATTGCTGAAGCACGAAATCATCCTGACGGACGGTGAAGGCAACGAACTAAGCCTGCCCCGCACAGAGCAGATCTCAAAAGATCGGTACCGGAAAGGCGAAGCGGTTAAGGCCGTCATTAGCCGGGTCGATATGTTGAATGGAACGCCTAAAATTGTTCTGTCCCGTACGTCGCCCGTCTTCTTGGAACGTTTGTTTGAGATTGAGGTACCGGAGATTTACGATGGTTTGATCTCGATTCGCAAAATCGTTCGGGAGCCGGGTGAGCGCGCTAAAGTTGCCGTAGAATCGTACGACGATCGCATCGATCCTGTTGGCGCCTGCGTAGGGATGAAAGGATCCCGGATTCACGGCATTGTTCGGGAGTTGGGCAACGAAAACATCGACGTAATCAACTATACCGAAAACCTGGAACTGCTCATCAGTCGGGCACTCAGCCCTGCTAAAGTTAGCTCGATGAATATCGACCGCGACGCCAAACGGGTGTCGGTCTTCCTGAAACCGGACCAAGTGTCGCTGGCTATCGGTAAAGGTGGACAAAATATCAAACTAGCCGGTCGGCTGGTTGATATGGAAATCGACGTATTCCGGGATAACGAAGGTCAGGAAGATGACGAGGATGTTGACCTGATGGAGTTCTCGGACGAAATCGACGAGTGGATGATTCAGGAGCTGCGTAAAGTTGGTCTTGATACCGCCAAGAGTGTACTAGCACTCAGCAAAGAAGAACTCGTTCGTCGGACGGACCTTGAAGAAGATACCGTTGAGGAGATTATGAGCATCCTGAAACAGGAGTTCGAATAA
- the infB gene encoding translation initiation factor IF-2: protein MAEDKSMRLSQVAKILNKGLSSVANSLSAKGFKVEINPNTKINTEQLEVLAKEYKSTELLNGARRAEPQVAVAESPRRREEDVILYRRDDAGRPITDAKADAPKADAPRSTTPQPTAAEAKPAPQTAQTGLPGLKVVGKIDLNAKPAPQPAPTAKAPVQQDVKPVEPPKPSPVAEPAKAPVTPAPAPEAAKPVQQPAPVPVAPTPVEAKAVVQPVKPAASATPAAPAAETKPVTAPAEQPKPAPATSQPPKANVASPAPAKVETPAPAAPAAAPSTSESEAAAPTETIRAAGSHQLGGLKILGKIELPVNNPRQGGGGNNADKKKRKRIRGREGAVNVNTPGTPGQPGQGGNNNNRNDRGPRDGHNDRGPVNRTDRPAGDQDNRQQQGRGDRTSNSGTPNTNTNNNANNNNASGNRGGNNNNRSGGNNNRGGGNNNNRGGGNRREAPTQADVRKSIQQTNARMQGNQPNRGADRRRDRRNQREEDRRLLNEQEELEAKTLKVTEFVSANDLASLMDVSINEVISVCLNLGMFVSINQRLDAEAITVIADEFGYDVQFVSAEDETEAGVDVAADEPEDLQSRAPIVTIMGHVDHGKTSLLDYIRRAKVAAGEAGGITQHIGAYSVKTADDRMITFLDTPGHEAFTAMRARGAKVTDVVIIVIAADDSIMPQTREAINHAQVAGVPIVFAFSKVDKPGADAEKIRTELAAMNMLVEEWGGKYQAQEISSKSGMGVDDLLEKVLLEAELLELKANPDRRALGTVIEASLDKGRGYVSTVLVENGTLRQGDIMLVGAHYGRIRAMTNDRGERIKEAGPAKPVQILGLPGAPQAGDKFNVMETEREAREIANKREQLLREQSLRTRKHITLEEIGRRKAIGTFKELNVIVKGDVDGSVEALSDSLLQLSTEEVQVNIIHKAVGQISESDILLASASDAVIVGFQVRPSASARKLAEQEQIEIRLYSIIYDAINEVKDAMEGLLAPTVEEVIVGNIEVREVFKISKIGTVAGCYVTEGNIKRNNKIRIIRDFIVVHTGEISALKRFKDDVNEVKFGYECGLSIKNFNDIEVGDVIESFELKEVKRTL from the coding sequence ATGGCAGAAGATAAGTCAATGCGCCTAAGCCAAGTGGCAAAAATTCTCAACAAGGGATTATCCTCTGTTGCGAATAGTCTGTCTGCCAAAGGGTTTAAGGTTGAAATTAATCCTAACACCAAAATCAACACAGAACAGTTGGAGGTGTTAGCGAAGGAGTATAAATCTACGGAACTCCTGAACGGAGCTCGCCGGGCTGAACCGCAGGTTGCCGTCGCCGAGTCACCGCGTCGTCGGGAGGAGGATGTTATTTTGTACCGTCGTGATGACGCAGGTCGTCCTATTACGGACGCTAAAGCTGACGCTCCCAAAGCAGATGCACCCCGGTCGACAACCCCTCAGCCAACTGCTGCCGAAGCTAAACCAGCACCACAAACCGCTCAGACGGGTTTGCCGGGTCTGAAAGTAGTTGGTAAAATAGATTTGAACGCGAAGCCCGCTCCGCAGCCTGCCCCCACAGCGAAAGCGCCGGTTCAGCAGGATGTGAAGCCGGTAGAGCCACCTAAGCCCTCTCCGGTTGCAGAACCAGCGAAGGCTCCTGTTACGCCTGCTCCCGCTCCGGAAGCGGCTAAACCCGTGCAGCAGCCTGCTCCTGTACCCGTAGCGCCCACTCCTGTTGAAGCAAAAGCAGTGGTACAACCCGTAAAACCGGCGGCCTCAGCTACGCCAGCGGCTCCGGCTGCTGAAACGAAACCGGTAACTGCGCCTGCCGAGCAGCCCAAACCTGCACCAGCTACGTCACAACCGCCAAAAGCGAACGTAGCTAGTCCAGCTCCAGCCAAGGTAGAAACTCCCGCGCCAGCAGCGCCGGCTGCAGCACCAAGTACTTCGGAAAGCGAAGCCGCAGCGCCAACGGAAACAATCCGGGCAGCGGGTAGCCATCAACTGGGTGGATTGAAAATTCTGGGTAAGATAGAATTACCTGTCAACAATCCGCGTCAGGGCGGTGGTGGTAACAACGCCGATAAAAAGAAACGGAAGCGGATTCGTGGCCGTGAAGGTGCGGTTAACGTTAATACGCCAGGCACACCAGGGCAACCTGGCCAGGGTGGTAATAATAATAACCGGAATGATCGCGGGCCACGTGATGGTCACAACGACCGCGGACCGGTTAACCGTACTGACCGGCCTGCCGGTGATCAGGACAATCGCCAGCAACAAGGACGAGGTGACCGGACCAGCAACTCGGGTACGCCCAACACGAATACCAACAACAACGCGAACAATAATAACGCGTCGGGTAACCGGGGAGGTAATAACAATAACCGTAGCGGGGGTAATAACAACCGGGGCGGTGGCAATAACAATAACCGGGGTGGTGGAAACCGCCGGGAAGCGCCTACCCAGGCTGACGTTCGTAAGTCGATTCAGCAAACGAACGCCCGGATGCAGGGTAACCAGCCCAACCGGGGTGCCGACCGTCGACGTGATCGCCGGAATCAACGTGAAGAAGATCGCCGGCTGTTGAACGAACAGGAGGAACTGGAAGCAAAAACGCTGAAAGTAACCGAGTTTGTTTCGGCTAATGACCTGGCTTCACTGATGGACGTGTCGATCAACGAAGTTATTTCGGTCTGTCTAAATCTGGGTATGTTCGTATCGATCAACCAGCGTCTGGATGCCGAAGCGATTACGGTTATTGCCGATGAATTTGGTTATGACGTTCAGTTCGTATCGGCCGAAGATGAAACGGAGGCTGGTGTAGACGTAGCCGCCGACGAACCCGAAGACCTGCAATCACGGGCTCCGATCGTAACGATCATGGGTCACGTTGACCACGGTAAAACGTCGTTACTTGACTACATCCGTCGGGCGAAAGTAGCCGCTGGTGAAGCCGGTGGTATTACGCAGCACATTGGCGCTTATAGCGTAAAAACAGCCGACGACCGGATGATTACGTTCCTCGATACACCGGGTCACGAAGCCTTTACGGCCATGCGGGCGCGGGGTGCGAAAGTAACGGACGTTGTTATCATTGTGATTGCTGCTGATGATAGCATCATGCCACAAACGCGGGAAGCTATCAACCACGCTCAGGTAGCTGGTGTACCAATCGTATTTGCCTTCTCGAAAGTTGATAAGCCGGGCGCCGATGCGGAGAAAATCCGTACTGAACTGGCAGCGATGAACATGCTCGTTGAAGAGTGGGGCGGTAAGTATCAGGCGCAAGAAATTTCGTCGAAGTCCGGTATGGGCGTAGACGATCTGCTTGAAAAAGTGTTGCTTGAAGCCGAACTGCTCGAACTGAAAGCTAACCCGGATCGTCGTGCTTTGGGTACGGTGATCGAGGCTTCGCTGGATAAAGGTCGCGGTTACGTATCGACGGTACTGGTTGAAAACGGTACGCTACGTCAGGGCGACATCATGCTCGTGGGAGCCCACTACGGCCGCATCCGGGCTATGACGAATGACCGGGGCGAACGGATTAAAGAAGCTGGTCCTGCCAAGCCGGTTCAGATTCTGGGTCTGCCAGGTGCTCCACAGGCGGGTGACAAGTTCAACGTCATGGAAACCGAACGTGAAGCGCGTGAGATTGCTAACAAACGTGAGCAACTGCTGCGTGAACAATCGCTGCGTACCCGCAAACACATTACGCTCGAAGAGATCGGTCGCCGGAAAGCAATCGGTACCTTCAAAGAACTGAACGTGATTGTGAAAGGTGACGTGGACGGATCGGTCGAAGCCCTTTCGGATTCGTTGCTGCAACTGTCGACCGAAGAAGTACAGGTGAACATCATCCACAAAGCAGTGGGTCAGATTTCTGAATCAGACATTCTGCTGGCTTCGGCTTCGGATGCGGTCATCGTTGGCTTCCAGGTTCGTCCATCGGCCAGTGCTCGTAAACTGGCTGAACAGGAACAGATCGAAATTCGTCTGTACTCGATTATCTACGACGCGATCAACGAAGTGAAAGATGCTATGGAAGGGCTGCTTGCTCCGACTGTGGAAGAAGTTATCGTTGGTAATATCGAAGTACGCGAAGTCTTCAAGATCAGCAAAATCGGTACGGTAGCGGGTTGCTACGTGACAGAAGGGAATATCAAACGGAACAACAAAATCCGGATTATTCGCGACTTCATCGTGGTCCACACGGGCGAGATCAGTGCGCTGAAACGCTTCAAGGATGACGTTAACGAAGTGAAGTTTGGCTACGAATGTGGTCTGAGCATCAAAAACTTCAACGACATTGAAGTGGGTGATGTGATCGAAAGCTTCGAACTGAAAGAAGTAAAACGGACGCTGTAA
- a CDS encoding BatA domain-containing protein, whose translation MNFLYPSFLFGLLAVSVPIAIHLFNFRRTRRVYFTNVALLRTVQTETKSFRRLKHWLILAARCLFLACLVLAFAQPFIPNPRLAGKNTPGITQKGVTSLYLDNSYSMQNERNEKRYLDIAIGKLDELLTLFRNASSLQLLTNDFSGNEQQTGTAEAIRDRVTSVRYAHTPRALEAVYRRQRNLLAGINPAGGNQLFWFSDFQKSTGGDLNKLKIDSSDRLFIVPLDAQSTKNVFVDSVWLSTPFIREMQNNSLNVKLTNGGQENVKNLPVRLYLDDAQTSTASATLAPGGSATVSLNFNVTSKGYHRGRIVFEDFPITFDNQYFFVIEASPAVRVLHLYEQKAPVDYVQAVYANDSLFTRRSFNAQNFDVGQLKATDLVVLEGVTQVSGTLRTELEQFVRQGGSLTIIPPEKPDLASYGPFLLTLGVGGVRAVEGTATPTLLPVAEPDRRSPFFQDVFQQSYQSDPVNMPNVAPVWRWNAGERLLNLRDGNPLLTRSRAGNGTSKTGAVYVLANPLASQYGNLAEHALFVPIMYKMAALSVRAQQTAYSFDDNSLTISISNPADRAVYKLKRDKLEIIPVQRVVGNQLFLEMPKSNELAAGQEIEAGYYELQNNQGQTERLLAFNHGNDESRMEFYTSDELRRIFASQPNVEVFDSIQDGNFAQVLEEETMGKSLWKYFLIASLAFLLLEIGMVRFMKG comes from the coding sequence ATGAATTTCCTATATCCGTCATTTTTGTTTGGGTTATTGGCCGTTTCGGTACCAATTGCCATTCACCTTTTCAATTTTCGCCGAACCCGCCGGGTCTACTTTACAAACGTAGCGCTACTGCGTACTGTCCAGACAGAAACTAAGTCGTTCCGTCGGCTGAAGCACTGGCTCATACTAGCGGCCCGCTGTTTGTTTCTGGCTTGTCTGGTGCTGGCGTTTGCGCAGCCCTTTATTCCAAACCCACGGCTGGCCGGAAAAAATACGCCCGGCATAACGCAGAAAGGCGTAACGAGTCTGTATCTGGATAATTCATACAGCATGCAGAATGAGCGTAACGAAAAGCGCTACCTCGATATCGCTATCGGTAAGCTGGATGAATTACTGACGCTGTTTCGAAATGCCAGTTCGCTGCAATTGCTGACCAATGATTTTTCGGGGAATGAGCAACAAACGGGAACCGCCGAGGCCATTCGGGATCGGGTGACATCGGTCCGATACGCGCATACGCCCCGCGCGTTAGAAGCCGTTTATCGGCGTCAGCGGAACCTGCTGGCTGGTATTAATCCGGCCGGGGGAAATCAATTATTCTGGTTTTCCGACTTTCAGAAAAGTACGGGTGGTGATTTGAACAAACTGAAAATTGACTCCAGCGATCGGTTGTTTATCGTGCCGCTGGATGCACAGTCCACCAAGAACGTATTCGTCGATTCAGTCTGGCTGAGTACGCCCTTTATTCGCGAGATGCAGAACAATAGCCTGAACGTCAAACTGACGAATGGCGGGCAGGAAAACGTAAAAAATCTGCCCGTTCGGCTGTATCTGGATGATGCGCAGACCTCGACGGCTTCGGCTACGCTGGCCCCCGGTGGATCGGCTACGGTATCACTGAATTTTAACGTTACGTCGAAGGGCTATCATCGGGGCCGGATTGTGTTTGAGGATTTTCCAATTACGTTCGACAACCAGTATTTCTTCGTGATCGAAGCGTCGCCTGCCGTTCGGGTGCTTCACCTATACGAGCAGAAAGCGCCGGTCGACTACGTACAGGCGGTCTATGCCAACGATAGTTTATTTACTCGCCGAAGTTTCAACGCCCAGAATTTTGACGTTGGTCAGTTGAAAGCAACCGACCTGGTGGTGCTGGAAGGCGTAACGCAGGTGAGCGGGACGTTACGTACCGAACTGGAACAGTTTGTTCGTCAGGGAGGAAGCCTGACAATTATTCCGCCTGAAAAGCCTGATCTGGCTTCGTATGGCCCATTCCTGTTGACACTAGGCGTTGGCGGGGTGCGGGCGGTGGAAGGAACCGCTACGCCTACCTTACTACCCGTGGCAGAGCCCGATCGGCGCAGTCCGTTCTTTCAGGACGTTTTTCAGCAGAGTTACCAGTCTGATCCGGTCAATATGCCTAACGTTGCACCGGTCTGGCGCTGGAACGCGGGTGAGCGTTTGCTGAATCTTCGGGATGGCAATCCGTTGCTGACGCGTTCTCGGGCAGGAAACGGTACGTCGAAAACGGGGGCGGTTTATGTGTTGGCGAACCCATTAGCCAGTCAGTATGGGAATCTGGCTGAACACGCGCTTTTCGTACCGATTATGTATAAAATGGCCGCTCTGAGCGTACGCGCTCAACAAACGGCTTATTCGTTCGATGACAACTCACTGACGATTTCAATTAGCAATCCCGCCGATCGGGCGGTGTACAAACTGAAGCGGGATAAACTGGAAATTATTCCGGTGCAACGTGTCGTAGGCAATCAGTTGTTTTTAGAAATGCCTAAGAGCAACGAGCTGGCGGCAGGACAGGAAATCGAAGCAGGCTATTACGAGCTTCAGAATAATCAGGGCCAAACAGAACGGCTGCTGGCGTTTAATCATGGGAACGATGAGTCCCGAATGGAGTTTTATACTTCAGACGAGCTGCGCCGGATATTTGCTAGTCAGCCTAACGTTGAGGTGTTTGACAGTATTCAGGATGGCAATTTTGCGCAGGTACTCGAAGAAGAAACCATGGGCAAAAGCCTCTGGAAATATTTCCTGATTGCGTCGCTGGCATTCCTGCTGCTTGAAATAGGAATGGTACGTTTTATGAAAGGGTAA
- a CDS encoding Uma2 family endonuclease, which yields MTNIVFPLEIEPGIDMLDRLRHMTDDEFFYFCQENPEHKFERDADGTIKLMGQTGGETGRRNTKLISRIDIWSEETANGVVFDSSTGFRLPNGATRSPDVAWVSNEQWNQLTADERRKFPPLCPDFVVELMSESDTMKDTEAKMREYMDNGCRLGWLLDPKTELSKVYRANGSVSVIEGFDNILSGEDVLPEFAFSLSVLR from the coding sequence ATGACCAACATCGTGTTTCCCCTGGAGATTGAACCGGGCATCGATATGCTCGACCGTCTGCGCCACATGACTGATGATGAGTTTTTCTACTTCTGTCAGGAAAACCCAGAGCACAAATTTGAGCGCGACGCAGATGGAACAATAAAACTGATGGGACAAACAGGTGGAGAAACGGGCCGACGGAATACGAAACTGATAAGCCGGATTGATATTTGGTCAGAAGAAACAGCGAATGGCGTTGTCTTTGATTCATCGACCGGATTTCGGTTACCCAATGGAGCGACTCGTTCCCCTGATGTAGCCTGGGTGAGCAACGAACAGTGGAATCAACTTACTGCCGACGAACGTCGCAAATTTCCACCACTCTGCCCCGATTTCGTTGTTGAACTCATGAGCGAGTCGGACACGATGAAAGACACCGAAGCGAAGATGCGGGAATACATGGACAACGGTTGTCGGCTGGGGTGGTTACTCGATCCGAAAACTGAACTCAGCAAAGTTTACAGGGCTAACGGTTCGGTCAGCGTTATCGAAGGATTTGATAATATATTATCGGGGGAGGACGTATTACCTGAATTTGCCTTTTCGCTGTCAGTGTTACGGTAG
- a CDS encoding dihydrofolate reductase: MKISLIAAVAKNGIIGANNDMPWHLPDDFAFFKRKTSHHPIIMGRKSLDALGKPLPNRTNIVITRNPDFQATGVTVTHTIDAAIEQARQINQEEIFVIGGAEIYAMALPIATTLYLTEIDKAYPGDTYFPAFDRSEWQEISRHAHPADERHETSFDFVEYQRKNDQ; this comes from the coding sequence ATGAAAATCAGTCTTATCGCGGCAGTAGCGAAGAACGGCATCATCGGTGCCAACAATGACATGCCCTGGCACCTGCCGGACGACTTCGCGTTTTTCAAGCGAAAAACCAGCCATCACCCAATTATTATGGGCCGCAAATCGCTGGATGCGCTTGGCAAACCCTTGCCTAACCGTACCAACATTGTTATTACCAGAAATCCGGATTTTCAGGCTACAGGCGTAACCGTAACACACACAATTGACGCGGCTATCGAACAGGCCCGGCAGATTAATCAGGAGGAGATATTCGTAATTGGCGGGGCAGAAATTTATGCCATGGCGCTCCCTATTGCTACAACGCTTTATTTAACGGAGATCGACAAAGCCTATCCGGGCGATACGTACTTCCCAGCTTTTGACCGTAGCGAATGGCAGGAAATCAGCCGGCACGCTCACCCGGCCGACGAGCGCCACGAAACCAGTTTCGATTTTGTTGAGTACCAACGCAAAAACGACCAGTAG
- the fmt gene encoding methionyl-tRNA formyltransferase: MSQPLRVVFMGTPDFAVASLQRLLGDGCQVVAVVTAPDRPSGRGLQLTPSPVKKAALAADLPVLQPEKLRDPAFLEMLASYQADLQVVVAFRMLPEVVWAMPTIGTFNLHGSLLPQYRGAAPINWAIINGETETGVTTFFIEKEIDTGQMIFQDQEPIYPDDTAGTVHDRLMERGADLVLKTVRAIEAGTYPRTPQPASDNLKAAPKLSRETTEINWSQPATQIRNFVRGLSPYPAAWTTINGKFFKVYAVSIANESPYAAEPGKAYTDNRKVIMVKADDGWLALESLQAEGKRRMTAEEFLRGNKL, encoded by the coding sequence ATGTCCCAGCCTCTTCGCGTTGTGTTCATGGGTACGCCCGACTTTGCCGTGGCCAGTTTGCAGCGGTTACTAGGCGACGGCTGTCAGGTGGTTGCCGTTGTTACCGCTCCCGACCGCCCTTCGGGGCGGGGTCTGCAACTGACGCCATCTCCCGTCAAGAAAGCGGCTCTGGCCGCTGATTTACCGGTACTCCAGCCCGAAAAACTTCGTGATCCGGCCTTTCTGGAAATGTTGGCCAGCTACCAGGCCGATCTGCAGGTGGTTGTTGCCTTCCGGATGCTGCCCGAAGTGGTATGGGCAATGCCGACAATCGGTACGTTCAATCTGCACGGGTCGCTGCTTCCCCAGTATCGCGGTGCCGCCCCAATTAACTGGGCGATCATCAATGGCGAAACCGAAACCGGTGTAACGACTTTCTTCATTGAGAAAGAAATTGATACGGGGCAGATGATCTTTCAGGATCAGGAGCCGATTTATCCCGACGACACCGCTGGTACGGTGCACGATCGATTGATGGAACGCGGGGCTGATTTGGTTCTCAAAACCGTCCGGGCGATCGAAGCCGGTACGTACCCACGCACGCCCCAGCCAGCGTCTGACAATCTGAAAGCAGCGCCGAAACTCAGCCGCGAAACAACCGAAATTAACTGGAGTCAGCCCGCCACTCAGATTCGTAATTTTGTACGCGGTCTGTCGCCCTACCCAGCTGCATGGACAACGATAAACGGAAAGTTTTTTAAGGTATACGCCGTTTCTATTGCTAACGAGTCACCCTATGCCGCCGAGCCGGGCAAAGCTTACACGGACAATAGGAAAGTAATCATGGTAAAAGCCGATGATGGCTGGCTGGCCCTTGAATCGCTTCAGGCCGAGGGAAAACGGCGCATGACAGCCGAAGAATTTTTGCGGGGAAACAAACTATGA
- the greA gene encoding transcription elongation factor GreA, translated as MGKISYYTEEGLNRLKAELNDLKTKGRSEIARQIAEARDKGDLSENAEYDAAKDAQGLHELKISKLEEVVANARVLDESTIDTSQVSILSTVKIKNKKNGAVMNYTLVSEEEADLKAGRISVGSPIGKGLLGKHVGDNAEIKVPAGVLEFEIIDISR; from the coding sequence ATGGGAAAGATTTCATATTACACCGAAGAAGGATTAAACCGGCTCAAGGCAGAACTGAATGATTTGAAAACGAAGGGCCGCTCTGAAATTGCCCGTCAGATTGCCGAAGCGCGTGATAAAGGTGACCTCAGTGAGAATGCTGAATACGATGCGGCTAAAGACGCACAAGGGCTGCACGAACTGAAAATTTCCAAACTGGAAGAAGTCGTAGCCAATGCCCGCGTACTGGACGAATCCACGATTGATACGTCGCAGGTCTCGATTCTGTCGACGGTGAAGATCAAAAATAAAAAAAACGGAGCCGTCATGAACTATACACTGGTTTCGGAAGAAGAAGCCGATTTGAAAGCGGGTCGCATTTCGGTTGGTTCGCCCATTGGCAAAGGGCTGCTGGGGAAACACGTTGGCGATAATGCTGAAATCAAAGTGCCTGCGGGCGTGCTGGAATTCGAAATCATTGATATCTCCCGGTAA